CTTTAGAGTCACATAAAATGACATCACGCACGCCTAGACGCTGCAATAACTTTATAATAGCAATTCCTGCAGAACCAGCCCCATTGACCACAATTCGAATTTCAGATAAAGATTTTCCGTTTACTTTTAATGCGTTAATTAAACCGGCAGCTGTTACGATAGCTGTACCGTGCTGATCATCATGGAAGACTGGAATATTTGTTTCTTTTTTTAATCTTTCTTCAATAATAAAGCAATTTGGAGCAGCAATATCTTCTAGGTTAACCCCGCCAAAAGTTGGCTGCATCAATTTTACTGTTTCCACGATTCGATCAACATCTGTAGTGTCTAAGCAAACAGGAAACGCATCCACTCCGGCAAAAGACTTAAATAAAACTGCTTTACCTTCCATGACAGGAAGCGCTGCTTCAGGGCCGATATTTCCTAGACCCAATACTGCTGTACCATCGGAAACAACAGCTACCATGTTTCCTTTCATTGTATACTCAAAAACATTCTGTTTGTCATCGAAAATAGCTTTACAAGGCTCAGCCACTCCCGGGGAATAAGCAAGGCTTAAGTCCTTAGCGTTTCTTACTGGAACTTTTGATTTGGATTCCAGCTTTCCTTGGTTCTCCCGGTGAATATGCAAAGCTTCTTCTCTTGTCGTTGACAAAATCTCCACTCTCCTTCTTCCATGATCCGTGCGGCCTTTTCTTATTGTATGGTTAAAACGAACTGACCACAGCAAAACTTATCTTATTATAACAGATGAGATAGACATGTTCACCCTCTATGCCTTTTTTAACACAACAAATTCTTCTCCCAATATTTGTTTTAATTCCTCTAAGCATGGAGTTGAGCCATCTGTACGAAATCTATCTGCTAATTTAATCACTTTGTTTTCTTGTTCATAAACAAGGCATACTTGTACACCGCCTGGATATTTGCCTAGTATCTGTTTTATTTTTTCTGCAGCTGTTTTCTCATTTTTTTGTTTTTCTATTTTTAAAAACAAAAGATCATCTGACTGTTTCAGTATATCTTCTAAATAAAGCACATGATCAGCGAGCAGTTTTTGTTTCTTGCTTTTTCTGTCCTGCCTGCCGCCAATTAAGATAGGAATCTGCTCTGTCAGCATCTTTCTTATTTTTCGGTAAATGTTTGGGAAAATGACAATCTCCATATCTCCGGTTCCATCTGTAATTGTAAGAAATGCCATACTCTGGCCATTTTTGGTCCTTACCTGTTTCATTTCTTCTACGATTCCTGCAGCCCATACTTTTCGTTGAGAAGCAGGAAGCCTGTCAAATAAAGATACCGGCTGAAATCGTGCAAGTATTTTTTGGTAACGGTCGAGCGGATGGCCGCTTAAATAAAATCCAGTAGCTTCTTTTTCTGCTTCAAAGCATTCATTTTCAGAGAATGGTTTTGTCTGTACGAAACGAAAGTCATATTCTCCTTCAGAAATGAGCCCGCCAAGATCTTTTTGAAATTCAGCAAATTCGATTGCTCTTTCAATAGATGCCAGCATAACTGCACGATTATTAGCAAAATCATCAAGGGCTCCAGCTTTTATT
This DNA window, taken from Alteribacillus bidgolensis, encodes the following:
- a CDS encoding NAD(P)-dependent malic enzyme, encoding MSTTREEALHIHRENQGKLESKSKVPVRNAKDLSLAYSPGVAEPCKAIFDDKQNVFEYTMKGNMVAVVSDGTAVLGLGNIGPEAALPVMEGKAVLFKSFAGVDAFPVCLDTTDVDRIVETVKLMQPTFGGVNLEDIAAPNCFIIEERLKKETNIPVFHDDQHGTAIVTAAGLINALKVNGKSLSEIRIVVNGAGSAGIAIIKLLQRLGVRDVILCDSKGAIYDGRTYGMNDVKAEIAKVTNKDRAEGKLADVIKNTDVFIGVSVAGALTKEMIQTMNDDPIIFAMANPDPEIMPEDAKEAGAKVIGTGRSDFPNQVNNVLAFPGIFRGALDVNATIINEEMKKAAVYAIADLIDQKELTPDYVIPAPFDGRVAPAVAAAVARTAMETGVARKEVNPEEVAEKTRRLSIIDKA